The Pseudoalteromonas translucida KMM 520 genome segment TTTGGAATGAAACAAGAAGATGTACTAATAACAGGATTACCCAGAAACGACATCTTAACTAAACAAACAACAAACGCTAAGCTATTAACTATTAAAGAAAATTATAATAACTGTTATGTATGGCTACCTACATACAGAAAGTCAGGGGAAGGGGATATACGGGTTGATGGAGATACCTCTAATATATTTTGCTTTGAAAGTTTTGATTATTTTAAGCTAAACAAAATATTATCAGAAAAAAATGAGCTGCTTATTATAAAGCCACATCCAATGGCCGTTCTAGATGTGTTTGAAGAAAAGCTTTCCAATATTAAAATTATTAATGAGCACTGGCTTACTAATAACGATACAACATTGTATGAACTGCTTTCTATTTCAGATGCTTTATGGACCGATTACTCATCCGTTTTTGTTGATTACTTAGTAACAAAAAAAAATATTCTATTCATAGTTCCTGATATTGAGCTTTACAAAAATACTAGGGGATTCACGTTCGATATGGGGAAAATAAAATTACCAGGGTTAGTTATTACAACTCAAAATGAACTGTTCGATACACTCCTGAATTCCTTGCCTTTGTTTATGGATATAGGAAACGGAAAACTTTTTAATGTTACTAAAAAGTATGAACATGCCATGGTAAAAAGCTCTAATGTTATTAAGTAATAAACTAAAAGATAGCTATAAACAAGGTTATAAACTTGCTTAAATTAATGCTTAATTCTATTTACTTGCTTTTAGCACAAGCATCAGCGCTTCTAATTCCATTATTTCTTTTGCCGCTCTTAACTAGGTATTATGGATTGTCGGATGTCGCTTTATATATATTCTCTGTATCCGTCATATCATTTTCTTATTTGATTTTTGACTTTGGATTGTCAACATATGGGATTAAAAAATCAGCAGAAGTTGAATATTGTCAAGCGAAAATATCTAAATTGTTTTCAATTACACTAACCGTTAAATTCTTATTTTTCTTGCTTGTATTCCTTGTTGTTGGAATTGTTTTTTATATTAACCAAAATAATAGCTATATTAAAGTTGTTGTTTTTTCTTTTATTTCGATATTTTTTCAATCACTTATTCCTTACTGGCTTTTTCAAAGTATTAATAAAATGAAAGTTGTGACATTGATAAATGTAGCCTCGAGATTAAGTAGTATTATTATTTCTGTATTTTTTGTTTTTTTTGGCTTTGATATATACAGCGTGATTTTAGCAACTGGATTTGGTTGGGTTATTGCGTCATGCGTTTCTCTAAAATATCTAAACTCGTTGGGCTATACAGTAAGTGTAATAGTTAGTAGAGAGCCTTTAATTTTATTCTTTAAAGAGGTGCGCGACT includes the following:
- a CDS encoding CDP-glycerol glycerophosphotransferase family protein; protein product: MLTEFLGKLFYFFNYIIPKSQNKTVFCSYPDLEDMLRGLIPHLNGRVIVLVKNPNVVRPSWLPVEVELVKKLSLVGISHLLTARYIYYTHGLLSFFRIISSKKQLVVNLWHGMALKNIGLLDGKSNLPQSHKTICTSEFFQKIHAKAFGMKQEDVLITGLPRNDILTKQTTNAKLLTIKENYNNCYVWLPTYRKSGEGDIRVDGDTSNIFCFESFDYFKLNKILSEKNELLIIKPHPMAVLDVFEEKLSNIKIINEHWLTNNDTTLYELLSISDALWTDYSSVFVDYLVTKKNILFIVPDIELYKNTRGFTFDMGKIKLPGLVITTQNELFDTLLNSLPLFMDIGNGKLFNVTKKYEHAMVKSSNVIK
- a CDS encoding oligosaccharide flippase family protein, whose product is MLKLMLNSIYLLLAQASALLIPLFLLPLLTRYYGLSDVALYIFSVSVISFSYLIFDFGLSTYGIKKSAEVEYCQAKISKLFSITLTVKFLFFLLVFLVVGIVFYINQNNSYIKVVVFSFISIFFQSLIPYWLFQSINKMKVVTLINVASRLSSIIISVFFVFFGFDIYSVILATGFGWVIASCVSLKYLNSLGYTVSVIVSREPLILFFKEVRDFYLSRLAVSSYLYSNVFILSTLSAVNLAVYGVADYIYKIIQSLVSVVTQALFPQIAESKDYTIFFKTLFLLLLFIFIIGLFFKLYSHDVIQLLYGPSYLLAIPFIEAFIVLALFNVLSVTFGYPAASLFSKYDYVNYSSYFCLIVYFCGVVVLYLVNAISPLHLIYTLIASEICTFLWRLSFFVKYYKLQKV